Genomic DNA from uncultured Acetobacterium sp.:
TTGTGGATAAAGAGCTGGTGGCGGGTGACCAGGGAACAAGGGCCGTATCCGGCCGAAATCAGTTTTTCCTGAATCTGTTCGGCGATGGTTCCGGTACCAATTGAATCAAGGTTGTCGGTATCATCAATACAAAGATAAAATTTCATGGTTAGTTGCTCCTCTATTTTTTTTATGGTTTAGCACTGGTTTTCGGAGTCTAAAATTTCAATTGCAGCGCCAATTTGAACGGTACCACCTTGAATCACCGCAGTAAAGACGACCTCTTCGGCCAGGGGGCAGCTCTGATTGTTGTCGGTAAGTTCACAGCCAAAGCATTTCTTGCCGATCTGGGTGATCTTTTGAACGGTGTCCCCAATTCTTAATAGCGTTCCCACCGGCAGTTTGTAGAGCTCAATATTTTCGGTAATAACATTTTCATTAAAACGTTTGGTACATAAACTGGTGATATGCAACGCATCCATTTTCCGAATACTTTCGATTCCGAAAAAACTGACCTGACGAAGATCCTTGCCGCCGTGGCGGTCACCTTCGAGACCAAAACCAGCGATGAAAATGGCAGCTGGTTCAACAGCAACAGTCTTTCCTTTTTCAACGCTTTTGTTCAATTTAATTACGCTACTCATGGCGGCACTCCTTATTTATTTAAGCTTTGAGATCATGGTGAAATTTACAAATGTCAGATAATGGGGGCTTCGTTATTGGTATCAGAAGCGGTTGTATGAAATAAAGTCGTTAATAATGGGGTCAGCCGTAGCCATTATTTCTTCCGGGGTGCCGGAAAAAAGGCACTGCCCCTGATTTAAAAAAATCAGCTGGGAACAGATCCGAAAAGCCTGGCTGAGATTATGGGTGATAATAATGACTGTTAAATTGTGATTCAGGCTTCTTTTTTTCAGCGCAGATTCAATAATCCGGATGCTTTTGGGATCGATATTGGCGGTTGGTTCATCTAAAAAAAGCACTTTTGGAGCAAAGGATAAGGCTCTGGCCAGGGCAGTTTTTTGGGATTCGCCACCCGACAGGTGTTTGGCATTTTGGGTTTGAATTTTTTCCAGTTCGAATTCTGCCAGCAGCCCTTTGACGGTATCGTTAATTGTTTCTTTATCGCACTTGCGGATCCGTAGCGGGTAGGCAATGTTTTCATAAATGGAGCGCGAAAACAGGGTTGGGGTATGGCTGGAATAGGTCATTTCCGTCATGGTATGATGGCTGAGGGTTTGGTTGTCATAAAGGATGCTGCCCGAGCTCATGGGGATCAAGCCCGCCATAATCTTCAGTAAGGTTGTTTTACCGGAACCGTTTGGCCCGATGATTCCATATATTTGGCCGGGTTCAAAAACAAGGTTTTGATAGGCTCCTGTTAAGGTGAGTACGGATTTTTCCTGATAGGTTTTGGCAAGTGCGTTAGCTTCGATTTTCATTTTGACCTCCCATAACATAATGGTACAAAACAGAATTGGTAATAAACGAGATGGTCATTAAGATAATCCCCATGGCAATGGAGACGCTATATTGTCCCATATTGTTGTTCATGGCAATAAAGGTGGTCATGACCCGGGTGAATCCTTTAATGTTGCCACCAACAATCATCACCGCTCCGACCTCCGAAATCGCCCGGCCAAAGCCGGTTACCAGGGCAATCATAATCACCGATTTCAGTTCTAAAATCAGTAAGATCAGAATATTCCATTTTTGGGCACCCAGGGTTTTGCCGGTTTGAACAACCTCATAACCGCTGGTTCCGGCCTGGTTAAAGATAATTCCGGTAATCACCGGAGTAACCAGAATGGTTTGGGCGATGATCATCGCCGTGGGCGTATACATCAGTTGAAGTTCCCCGAAAGGACCGGATCTGGCCAAAAAAAGGGCGGTAAATAAACCGATGATAACCGGCGGAAATGACATAAAGGTATATAATAAGCGTGAGACGATCGGTTTGCCTTTAAAATCATTGATGCCGAGTAAAATCCCCAGCGGAATACCAAGCAGGGTCGCATACAGAGTCGATGAAAAAGATACATATAACGATAAAAGAACGATTTGAATAATTTCAGGGTCAAAGGAAAAAATAAGGCGGAATGCCTCAACAAAACCATTGAGTATGTAATCCATAGATCTCTCCGTAAATAAGATCCCGGAAGAAATGTCCCCCGGGATCTCAGATTTGTGATGGGTGTTTATTTTTGTGCAGCGTTCGGGGTAAAGAGTGGATCGCCATTGATTTCATATGAGCCGATCAGTTTCTGAGTTTCAGGTGAGAGGATCCAGTCCACAAAAGCTTGGGCGCCATCGGCGTTAATCTTATCGTTGATAGTCGGTGATACGGCAATAACGCCATATGGATTATTGAGAAGTTTATCACCTTCGCAGACAATTTCCAGACTGGCCATGGTGTCTTTCATATTAGCATAGGTGGCGCGGTCACACAAGGTATAGCCAAGTTTTTCATTGGTGACAGTAAGGGTTTCACCCATACCAGTACCGGTTTTAATATACCAGTCGCCGGCCGGGGTAATGTTGGCAGCCTTCCAGATTTCAAGTTCTTTGGTATTGGTGCCGGATTTATCATCCCGGGAAACAAAGGTTGAAGGCGCCGCTGAAATGGCCGTAAATGCTTTGACAGCATCGCTGGCGGCGGTTGTTTTTACTTTGGCAGGGTCTTCTTTGGGACCAAGAACGACAAAGTCGTTGTACATAACGTCAAATCGTTCAACACCGTAACCATCGGCAATAAATTTATCTTCCTGGGCTCGGGCATGTACTAATAAAACATCAGCTTCCCCGTTTTTGCCCATTTCGATGGCTTTTCCGGTGCCTACAGCGACAACCTTAACAGCAATACCGGTTTGGGATTCAAAATCAGGTAAAATCACGTCCAGCAAGCCGCTGTCCTGGGTACTGGTGGTGGTAGCCAGAATAATGGTGCCATTCGAACCAGGTTCCAGATCTTTCTTGGCCGGGGTGCACCCCAAAGCACTTAATGCGATGGTGCAGACAAACAAGGCCATGAGCAGTACCGATAATTTCTTTTTCATTTTCTTCCTCCTAAAAATAGTATCAAAGAGATGTCTCTTGGATATCATAAAACTAGGAAAGATGGACTAATAAAAAAACGACTGCGCAGAAAAAGCAGTCGAAAAAATTCCACCATCCTTTTCACATTGGAAAGCACAACCATTTCTAGTCATACTCTATCGATTGAAATACCATAGTAAACCGTAGGCGTTTCAATTCGGATTGATTGAGATACTATATTGAATTACTCAGATTAATACCCTGATTTTAGCAAAATTAACAGTTGCCGTCAAGTTTTGAAGGTTTGCTTTTTATGATAAAAAAATTGATGCGCATCGATTTTTTCAAGAACATGCGAAAAATGAAGTAGTACAAAAAATTATATTGAGGTTTGTTGATCATCGGGATGGACGTGGTTGCATTCACACTTTTTCTGAGTTACAATATCCATAAATTGATAAAATAATAATGAGCTATGAAAAAATTAAAGAGGTAAATGATGAGTAGAGAAAAAGGTCGGTCATTAACACAAATGGTACGAAACGGCGGTTGCGCGGCAAAGTTGGGACCTGGTGTTCTGTCGGATGTGCTGGGGAGCTTAACACCAACAGCAGACAAAAACCTGCTGATTGGAATGGAAAACTCCGATGATGCCGCCGCCTATGCGATTAATGAAAAGCAAATTCTACTGCAAACCCTGGACTTCTTTACGCCGGTTGTGGATGATCCGTATCTTTTTGGTCAGATAGCCGCCACCAATTCATTAAGCGATATCTATGCAATGGGTGGGAAACCCCTGATAGCCTTAAATATTGTCTGCTTTCCAGTTTGTGAAGATCCCCGAATTTTGGGAGAAATATTAAGAGGCGGGATGGATAAAATTAAGGAAGCAGGTGCCTTATTAGTTGGCGGTCACACCATTGATGACAAGGAGCCCAAATATGGACTTTCAGTATCCGGGTTAGTCGAGCCAGGTAAACTGCGGGGAAATTGTCACGCAAAAGCTGGGGATATTCTAATTCTGACAAAACCGATTGGGTTGGGAATTATTAATTCAGCCGTTCGAGCAGGTGTTGCATCGGAAGAATCAAGTCGAATTGCGGTTGAAACCATGCGAACACTCAATAAAAGGGCCTGTGAAATCATGGCGAATTACGATGTCCATGGATGTACCGATATTACTGGCTTTGGACTCGGTGGGCATACCATGGAGATGGCAAAAGCCAGTCGTGTTTCCATCAGTTTATACTACTCACAGCTGCCGATTATCCCAGAAGCCGAAAAGTTTGCCGATATGGGGATTGTTCCCTCAGCCACCTATCATAATCGGGAACACTGTAGCGGAAGTTACACCTCGGAATTGCCGGTTTTAGGTGAAGATCTTGTCTTTGATCCACAGACATCAGGGGGATTATTAATTTCAATAAGTCCCGAGCAGGGTGAAGAGCTATATCAGGAGCTGATCGAAAGCCTGGGGAGTTATGTCAGAATCGTTGGGAAAATAGAGGGAAAAAGGGACTTTGATCTGTACCTGGAAAAATAGTTAGGATAGGTGCAAGAGCGGCCTATTGATGAGGAATAGTGTTGACAGTTATCAGGGGTATTGATATAATTTTGTCAAACAAAATGAGGTCTCCGAGCAAAAGTATCTAAGAATAAAGTTTATGATACTGCGCCAAAGCGTTAGAGCTTTCGGGTTGTACTGGAAACGGGATAGCCTTCTGTTCATGAAAAGGAGCAAACATAGCACGAGTGTAAATATGTATTAGGGTAACATGTTTTTGTTGTGTCTTGCTTTCTTTTTAGCTTGAACAGTGTCGATGGGATCATGGTCAGTTTTGTCTGGTTAAATAAAAAATAAAGAACTTGAAAGAGGAAAAAAAACATGTTACAAGGGATTGAACTGGAACAAGCAGTAAAAATAATCACTGAAAACGTTAAACAAGCTGAAGAAAAAGAAGTCGTAGGGATTATGGATGCACTTAAACGGGTGGCGGCTCAGGATGTCTTTTCTGATATGGACAATCCACCCTTTGATCGTTCACCCTTAGATGGTTATGCACTGATTGCAGAGGACACCGTCGCTGCCAGTCGGGAAAATCCTATTGAATTTAAGGTGGTCGAAAAACGTTTTGCAGGAGATGCCAGCGAGCTGGTTTTAAAATCAAATCAGGCGGTTCGGATAATGACCGGAGCAATGATGCCCAGCGGAGCAAATTGTGTGATTCGCCAGGAAGATACAGACTATGGTTCCGATGTTGTCAAAATATTTACACCATTAAAAGCACACCAGAACTTTATCTACAGCGGTGAGGATTACAAAAAAGGTACGAAACTGATTGCTGCAGGAGAGAAATTAAATTTTGTCCATTTGGCATTATTGGCCAGCATGGGTTTGCCGACCATCACAGTATACAAGCAGCCAAAGGTGGCGGTACTCGTCACAGGAGAAGAGCTTTTTCCGCCAGGGTTACCGCTTAACAAAGGCAAGATTTACAACACGAATTTATTTTTTATTGCGGCCCGGCTCAAAGAATTATCAGTTAACCCAGTTTATCTTCAGCAATGTGGAGATGATGTCGAGATCGTCGTCGCGAAGATGAAGCATGCGCTGACAGTTGCTGATTTTGTGATTACAACGGGAGGAGTATCCGTTGGTGAAAAAGATATCTTTCATGAGGTATTGCCAAAGTTAGGTGTCGATCGAAAATTCTGGAAGGTGAACTTGAAACCAGGAACACCGGCGATGTTCTCAACCTACGGCGACAAACCAGTCCTGAATTTATCGGGAAATCCGTTTGCTGCATTGGCTACTTTTGAATTACTGGCTAGGCCAGCGTTGGGAAAAATGTCTCGTGATGATTCAATATTGACCAGCGAAACGACTGGGATTATGGATACTGATTTTTCTAAAAAAAGCAAGGGGAAGCGATTTATCCGGGCGATTTACAAAAATGGCAGGGTCACGTTGCCACAAGGTGGCCACGCATCCGGGATGATCGCCTCAATGAAGGACTGTAATTGTCTGGTCGAAATTGAGGCCGGAAACAATGGCACAAAAAAAGGGGATACCGTTAAAGTAATTTTGTTATAAGGTGCTTAACCTATGACTAAATAGGGAGTCAAATAATGGAAGAGAGAAGAAAAAATGCATCAATCGAAACTGTTGGCGATAAGCGGCGTGAAAAATTCAGGTAAAACAACGCTAATTACCCAATTAATTCCCAAACTGGTGAAAAAAAAGTTGAAAATTGCCACAATCAAGCATGATGGTCACGGTTTTACAGCGGATATTGAAGAATCAGATTCTTATCGGCACAAAGCAGCTGGGGCTTATGCAGCGGCTGTTTTTTCAGATAGTAAATATATGTTAGTAAAAGATGTACCGGAGTGCAGCGAAGAGATGATCATTCAGTTTTTTCCGGAAGCAGACCTGATTCTGCTGGAGGGTTTTAAAAATTCGGACTATCCTAAAATAGAAATCGTCCGATCAGATAATTCCAGAGCAAGCGTTTGTGATCCCAAGACGATGGTTGCCCTTATCAGCGACCTTCCCTTTAGTGGCGAAAACATACCAATTTTTGGATTAAATGAGATTGATCAAATTGCCGCATTTATCTATGAATGGACGTGTCAGGGACTGTCATTAAAAAGGGGAGGAAACAATGGAAATTAGAGGAAAAATAACCGGGATTTGTACAAGTGTTGACATAGGAACACCAAAAAGAAATTTGCACCAGGCTAATCTGATCAAAAATTATGGGGTTGAAGGTGACGGTCACTCGGGTTTTCACACCGATAAGCAGGTTAGTCTGTTGTCTTACGAAAAGATTCAGGAAACAATTGGGAAAGATGCCGTTGTAAAGGAAGGCGCCTTTGGCGAAAATATGGTAGTTCAGGGCATCGACTTTTCAGACTTCCCGATCGGAACGCAGTTTCGAACCGGCGATGTGATCCTGGAAATCACTCACAAAGGGATGGAATGCGAAATTTGCGAGATGAATCCGCCGCTGGATAGCTGTCTTATGAAAAAGGAAGGCATTTTCTGTAAAGTGATTATGGGTGGGATTGTTACAGAAGGGGATTACCTTCATGTGGAAGATTAAAAAAGCAGCTTCGGGAGGGACCGCATATGACGAAAGATCCAAACATTTTCAGATCCATCCCTAAAATAGACGAGGTGTTAAAAGAACCTGAAATAATCGAGGCGATTGAATATTTTGGAAAAGGGGCGGCGATTGAGAGTACCCGAGTCTGTGTTGAAGAAATGCGGAGTGAAATGACTTCAGGTAAGCGAACGGAACCGATAAATCAGGATGATCTGATAAAAAGAATTAGCGCACGAATTAAAAGAGAGAACCAGCGGCATTTGCGACCGGTGATTAACGGAACCGGGATTATCCTGCATACGAATTTAGGCCGGGCTGTACTCAGTGAAGCAGCCGCACAAGCAGCCTTTGATGTGGCCAGAAATTACAGTAATCTGGAGTACAATTGCGATAACAGAACCAGGGGGAGCCGTTATAGTCACGTGGATTATCTCCTCGAAAAACTATGCAATTGCGAAAGTGCCCTGGTTGTCAATAACAATGCGGCGGCGGTATTGCTGATGCTCAGTACCCTGACAAAAGATAAAGAGGTCATAGTTTCACGAGGTGAGCTGGTGGAAATCGGCGGCGCTTTCCGGGTGCCAGAAATTATGGAACAAAGCGGAACCAAATTAATCGAAGTTGGCACTACCAATAAAACTAAAAAATCAGATTATGAAAAAGCAATCGTGCCGGAAAAAACGGGGGCTATCTTAAAGGTACATACCAGTAATTTTAAAATTATGGGCTTTACCGAGGAAGCCTCTCTTGAAGAGCTTGCAGAAATCGGCAAAAGCCATGACCTGCCGGTACTCTACGATCTTGGCAGTGGCGGATTTTTTAAGGCAGCGGATTATGGTTTAAGTGAGGAACCCAATGTTTTTGAAAGTATGAAAGATGGAGCCGATGTGATTTGTTTTAGTGGTGATAAACTACTGGGAGGTCCCCAGGCGGGGATCATCATTGGAAAGAAAAAGCACATTGATGCTATGAAAAAAAATCCCTTAACGCGAGCGCTCCGAGTCGACAAGATGACCCTGGCGGCATTGGAGGCTACGTTGCGACTTTATCTGGATTGGGAAAAAGCCGTTAAAGAAATTCCACTGCTCAGCCAACTTTCCATCACCACGGAGGAATTAGTGAAAAAAGCTGAAACCTTTATGCAACTGCTAAAAAAAATTCCCATGATCACCGCTGAAATCATTGCAGCAGAGGGCCAGGTCGGCGGGGGATCGATGCCCAATCAGATGATTCCGAGTATCTGCGTTGCCCTTGAAGCCAATGGTTTTTCGGCTAATGCTCTGGATCTGGCGTTAAACAGTGCGGAAACACCGATCATCGGAAGGATCCACAAAGATCGCTATCTGCTGGATATGCGTACCATTGAAACAAGGAATTTTGATACGATTGTCAGGGCGCTTGAGAAAATGGATAAATGATTGGAGAGGTATGAATGAATATCATTTTAGGGACGGCAGGACATATCGACCATGGGAAAACCAGCCTTGTCAAAGCGTTAACGGGAATTGACACCGATCGATTAAAAGAAGAGAAAAAACGAGGGATAACTATCGAACTGGGTTTTGCTCATCTGGATCTGCCCTGTGGCAATCGGATTGGGATCGTGGATGTTCCTGGACACGAAAAGTTTATTAATAATATGCTTGCTGGTGCCGGAGGCATTGACATCGCGATGATGATTATTGCGGCTGATGAAGGAATTATGCCCCAGACCGTCGAACATTTTGGTATCTTATCGCTTTTGGAAATTAAGCATGGTGTGATTGTGATTACCAAAACTGATCTGGTCGATGATGACTGGATTGAAATGATAACAGGAGAAATCCAGGAGAAATTTCAGGGGAGCTTTCTGGAAAATGCGCCGATCATTTCCGTATCCGCTCATACCGGAAAAGGATTAGCTGAATTGAAAGAAGCCTTGTCGTTAACCGTCTCAAAGGTTCAGGATAAAAAATTGACAATCCCTTTCAGACTTCCCATTGACCGGGTTTTTTCGGTGGACGGCTTTGGGACGGTGGTAACCGGGACGTTAATCGAAGGACGGATTAAAGTGGGGCAAAATGTGATGCTCTATCCGTCATTGGAAACCCCTAAAGTTCGAAGTCTCCAGGTTCATGGCGATGCTGTTGAAGTGGCAGTTGCGGGACAGCGGGTAGCCGTAAATTTATCGGGAATTAAGAAGCATCAGGTGGTTCGCGGTGATACCATTGCTCCGGTTGACAGCATGGAAAATACGATGATGGTGGATGTAAAACTAAATATCTTAAAAAGTACCAAACGGATCATAAAAAATGCCAGTAGAGTCCATTTTTATCATGGTACCAAAGAAGTTCTGGCAAAGCTTATTCTGCTTGACAAAGATGAGCTGGAAGCGGACGAATCTGCCTATGTTCAGTTTCGGTTTGAGGAAAAATTAGCGCTAAAAGTCGGAGATCATTTTGTTATCCGTTTTTATTCGCCCCTTGAAACCATTGGCGGCGGCGTTGTCCTGGATGCCAACCCGACCAAACACCGACGAAATCAACCCGGGGTTATTGACAGCATGGAGATTAAAGAAAATGGGACAAAAAAAGCGAAAGTCTATTTGGCGATTTGCGAACATGAAAAAAATCTCAAAGATGTTGATTATATCCGAGATCATATTGGCAAAGAACCGATTACCAAAGAACTGAATAAGTTAGTTGAAGAAAAAATGATTATTCAATTGAACGATTCCCTCTTTCTTTCAAAGGAATATTTAACATCTTTAAAAAACAAGCTCTTAAAAATGCTGCGAGAATATCATAAAGCTTACCCCTTAAAAGAAGGGATGAACCGCGAAGAAGTTAGAGGAAAGCTGATCCGAAAAGCTCCGGTTAGTGCCATTGATAGCATCATCAACTTTTTTATTGATAAAAAAACGGTGCGCTGGGAATCAGAATTCATCAGTCTACCGGACTTCAAAGTTGTCTATCAGGAAGCCGACACAGAATTGCTGAATGAGGTTGAAAAGCTCTATCTGAGTAACGGTTTTTCACCTCCGTCGCTGGACGATCTGGCCAAACACTATGGAAAAAACAAACAATATACCGGGGCCATTGCGATGCTGAAGAAATCGGGAACCATTATTTCCCTGGATCTTAAATATTTTATTCATCAGGAATACTACGAAAAAGCATTGGCCTTGTTAAATAATCATTTTGAAAAAAATGATGAAATTGCCTTGGGAGACTATCGAGATATGCTCGGGGTTTCTAGAAAGTATGCGGTTGCTTTGCTGGAGGAATTTGATAAAAAAAGATTAACAAAAAAAGTTGGCGAAACCAGAAGACGATACAATCAATAACCGTGACAAGTTGTGATGATAATGGAAAAGAGGTGGGTAAAATAACAACGAAAATCCGAACAGTTCCCAATATGATTTTAATTGGTTCAACGGCCAGAAATAGCGGAAAAACAACCCTGGCGGTGGCAATTATTGAAAAATATAAAAACTGGATCCCGGTGTATGGCATAAAAGTAACGACGATTGCTGAAAAGCATGCAAAATGTATCCATGGCGGAGAAGGCTGTGGGGTGTGTACCAATTTCGACAACGATTTTGACATCACCGAAGAACTTGGCAATACAAATAATAAGGATACCTCAGTGCTTTTAGCCGGAGGTGCAAAAAAGGTCTATTGGTTAAAAACATTGGCAAGCGAAATCAGTGCAGGAATCGAAGCCGTTTTAGAAAAAATACCTCCCGATGCCCTGATTATCTGCGAATCGAATAGTCTGAGAAAGGTAGTTGAACCTGGTGTGTTTGTGATGGTTAAAAATACCGCAGACAATCAAATCAAAAAGACTGCAGCTGAGGTCATCGCTCAGGCAGATATTGTTTACGAAAACTATTTTCAAGATAATTTTGACGAGGTGATTGATCAAATCAGCCATTGCATTCATCTAAAAAAAACAGAGTCTGAGCGTTTTTGATTCAGATACCAGAAAATTGATAAGTCAAATATAACAGCGCGGATCATTAATATAATAAAAGCGGAGACAATCATACCCTCAGGATTGTCTCCGTTTTTTATTTAAAAACTATTCTGCAGTTGTAGCCATTGCCGGTTCTGAAGCGAGATTGACAGCTTCTTTATTTGTTCGCAGATAGGTGTAGTAGTAAACACCAGGCACTACAATGGCTCCACCAATCACATTGCCGATTGTTACCGGAATAAGATTATTGATGATGATCTGACTCCAGGTAATGTCTGCTCCCAAAAATAAGCCAATTGGTAAAAAGAACATATTTGCGACGCAATGCTCAAACCCGGCGAGCACAAAAAGCATAATCGGAAACCAAATTGCAAATATTTTCCCGATAATATCTTTTGCACCGGCCTGCATCATGACGGCCAGTACCACTAATATGTTGCAGAATGTGGCTCGGATAATGATCGGCAACAAAGGAATCGCGGTCTTTGCTTCAGCAATACCGATTGCCTTGGCAGTCATGGCTTCGCCGCTGTATAAGCCACTTTTGAAAAGCAACCAGGCTAATAAAACAGAGCCCACAAAATTCGCAAGTAAAACAACAGTCCAATTGCGAAGCAAGGAGCTGAGAGTGATTTCTTTTTTAGCTAAAGCTAAAGTTAAAGTGCAGTTGCCGGTAAACAACTCGGCACCACAAAAAATAATCAGCATCAAACCAACTGGGAAAACGCCAGCACCAATGAATTTTGCAAGGGTTGCCTCAAAACCACTTCCAGCACCGGAAGTAACAATGGTGAAACCATATGCACCTAAACCAACATACATACCAGCAAAAATACCGAGCAAAAGCATCTTACCAATTGGTAAAGCGGCCTTTGCTTTTCCGCTGGTCACCATAGCCTCATTAATCTCTTTCGGGGTCAAAAAACTGTTCACACTATTTTCCTCCTAAACAAGTTACGACTTTCATGAATCGTTTGCAGAAGTATAGCACAGAAATAATTATTTGTATATAGTTAGTGTTGCTTAAGTTTTACGATTAGTTTGGAGGACATAACAAATTAAAAAAGTAAATAGAAAAATACGATAAAATATAGTGGCGTTAGGGGAAAAAATAGAAAAGAGATAATTACGATCGAAGTGAAAATATTACAATTATAATTGATTTTGATATTTAATACAATCTACCGCGGTATTTTCTGTCAATCTACATATGAAAATCGGTTTACAGAAATACAAAAATATAACCAACGGATTATCAAATTTAAATACGTTGAATAAAGAGAACATGAATAAAAGTTGTAATTATGAAATTGGCATTAAGGTGAAAAGTCAGGTATATTGCCAAAAATATGTACTTTGATCAGGACTGGATAGGGGCTGAAAATAATGGTTGAAAAAAAGAAATACCAGCGTCGACAACGCCGGTATTTGCGGTTAATAAAAATTGCGAATAAATTATCGATTTTTAAGGAATCGACGTTATCGTCATGGGTATCTCTTTACCGTTCGCAAAAGTAAAAATTTGCTCAAGAGAAGTAATAATTAGTTTGCTCGTGC
This window encodes:
- the selB gene encoding selenocysteine-specific translation elongation factor; translated protein: MNIILGTAGHIDHGKTSLVKALTGIDTDRLKEEKKRGITIELGFAHLDLPCGNRIGIVDVPGHEKFINNMLAGAGGIDIAMMIIAADEGIMPQTVEHFGILSLLEIKHGVIVITKTDLVDDDWIEMITGEIQEKFQGSFLENAPIISVSAHTGKGLAELKEALSLTVSKVQDKKLTIPFRLPIDRVFSVDGFGTVVTGTLIEGRIKVGQNVMLYPSLETPKVRSLQVHGDAVEVAVAGQRVAVNLSGIKKHQVVRGDTIAPVDSMENTMMVDVKLNILKSTKRIIKNASRVHFYHGTKEVLAKLILLDKDELEADESAYVQFRFEEKLALKVGDHFVIRFYSPLETIGGGVVLDANPTKHRRNQPGVIDSMEIKENGTKKAKVYLAICEHEKNLKDVDYIRDHIGKEPITKELNKLVEEKMIIQLNDSLFLSKEYLTSLKNKLLKMLREYHKAYPLKEGMNREEVRGKLIRKAPVSAIDSIINFFIDKKTVRWESEFISLPDFKVVYQEADTELLNEVEKLYLSNGFSPPSLDDLAKHYGKNKQYTGAIAMLKKSGTIISLDLKYFIHQEYYEKALALLNNHFEKNDEIALGDYRDMLGVSRKYAVALLEEFDKKRLTKKVGETRRRYNQ
- a CDS encoding formate/nitrite transporter family protein, yielding MNSFLTPKEINEAMVTSGKAKAALPIGKMLLLGIFAGMYVGLGAYGFTIVTSGAGSGFEATLAKFIGAGVFPVGLMLIIFCGAELFTGNCTLTLALAKKEITLSSLLRNWTVVLLANFVGSVLLAWLLFKSGLYSGEAMTAKAIGIAEAKTAIPLLPIIIRATFCNILVVLAVMMQAGAKDIIGKIFAIWFPIMLFVLAGFEHCVANMFFLPIGLFLGADITWSQIIINNLIPVTIGNVIGGAIVVPGVYYYTYLRTNKEAVNLASEPAMATTAE